A DNA window from Mucilaginibacter xinganensis contains the following coding sequences:
- a CDS encoding DUF5686 and carboxypeptidase regulatory-like domain-containing protein, with the protein MKFTIPFTFFIALYFSAFAQTVTISGRVTDDHNKAIPFASIYIKNTTKGTSANSEGEYGLQLKPGTYDVQYKAVGYQQLSRKIELAKSQTVDIILQTETYQLNEVVVKAGGEDPAYAIIRNAIKKRKNHLNEVDAYTCEVYIKGLQKLLAAPKKFLGFDVQKATREMGLDSNRRGIVYLSESESKYSFMRPDKVHEELISSKVSGSNQAFSYNRASDIQVNFYENTQRWDGLSLRPLVSPIADNAMFYYNYKYIGATTENGETVNKIKVTPKRSYDACFQGYIYILEDSWRIYGLDFFITKKQNINFVDTLKVSEQFFPVNKQAWMPSSVKFEFTGGLLSFKIGGYFISVYKDYDLNPKFNKKDFSEVMLVTKESNKKDSAYWANERPVPLTDEEKTDYTKKAILAKKRESKPYLDSLDKVNNKFSAVDLMYKNYRHVNRYAHEYYNLDAILPSIRYNTVQGFNLNYGASFSKQIDSTTNKYLLVGARAGYGFSNKKLTGAVYAAVPAGSYNLAINAGSEIVDINNRTPVSPLVNTFYSLFERQNYLKLYQKQYLSLSAGKRITGGWMASGYVEWADRKSLSNASNYSFFNPGNRDYTSNNPFTPAYDSPLFADNQSFKVAVRTTYDFSDKYETYPTGRRYLSSKYPTIGLTYTKGIKNVLGSDVDYDLLTADISKSNINAGPFGQTSFFIGAGKFLNNNRVFFPDYKQFSGSQVLFTGTGINNFLLLNYYTYSTFTKYIEGHVEQNFSGFILNKIPLIRKLKLQEILDINYLSTPELKNYTELGVGVQYLGFRLMYGKSFNSGSNTNSAIRIGFSF; encoded by the coding sequence ATGAAATTCACGATACCTTTCACTTTTTTTATTGCCTTATACTTTAGCGCATTTGCACAAACAGTTACCATAAGCGGCAGGGTTACTGACGATCATAACAAGGCCATCCCCTTTGCAAGCATCTACATAAAAAATACCACCAAAGGCACATCTGCAAACAGCGAAGGCGAATACGGGCTGCAATTAAAACCCGGCACTTATGATGTTCAGTATAAAGCGGTAGGCTACCAACAGCTAAGCCGCAAAATTGAGCTGGCCAAAAGCCAGACCGTGGACATTATTTTACAAACTGAAACGTACCAGCTTAATGAGGTGGTGGTTAAAGCAGGCGGCGAGGACCCCGCCTATGCAATTATTAGAAATGCGATAAAAAAACGCAAAAACCACCTTAACGAGGTTGACGCCTACACCTGCGAAGTTTATATAAAGGGACTGCAAAAACTATTGGCCGCCCCTAAAAAATTTCTGGGGTTTGATGTGCAGAAGGCTACCCGCGAAATGGGCCTCGATTCCAATCGCCGCGGCATTGTTTATCTTTCTGAATCTGAATCAAAGTACAGCTTTATGCGACCAGATAAGGTGCACGAGGAACTCATTTCGTCAAAGGTATCGGGCAGTAACCAGGCTTTCAGTTACAACCGCGCCTCTGATATCCAGGTTAATTTTTATGAGAACACGCAACGCTGGGACGGCCTGAGCCTTCGCCCGCTGGTATCGCCCATTGCGGACAACGCCATGTTTTACTACAACTATAAATACATAGGCGCTACCACCGAAAATGGTGAAACTGTGAACAAGATAAAGGTTACGCCAAAACGCAGTTATGATGCATGTTTCCAGGGATACATTTATATTTTAGAGGATAGCTGGCGCATCTACGGGCTCGACTTTTTTATCACCAAAAAACAGAATATCAATTTTGTTGATACCCTTAAAGTTAGTGAACAGTTCTTCCCGGTTAACAAGCAGGCATGGATGCCATCTTCCGTTAAGTTTGAGTTTACCGGAGGCCTGCTCAGCTTTAAAATTGGCGGCTATTTTATTTCGGTTTATAAGGACTATGACCTGAACCCTAAATTTAACAAGAAGGATTTTTCTGAAGTAATGCTGGTTACCAAAGAAAGCAATAAAAAAGATTCAGCTTACTGGGCAAATGAACGCCCGGTACCGCTAACCGACGAAGAAAAAACAGATTATACCAAAAAGGCCATACTTGCCAAAAAGCGCGAATCCAAACCATACCTGGACTCCCTTGATAAAGTGAACAATAAGTTCAGCGCGGTTGACCTGATGTACAAAAATTACCGGCACGTTAACCGGTATGCGCATGAATATTATAACCTTGATGCTATTTTACCATCCATAAGATACAACACCGTACAAGGCTTTAATCTCAACTACGGCGCGTCGTTCAGCAAGCAAATCGACAGCACTACCAACAAATACCTGCTGGTTGGCGCCAGGGCCGGATATGGCTTTTCCAATAAAAAATTAACCGGGGCCGTTTATGCAGCCGTCCCGGCAGGCTCTTATAACCTGGCCATCAATGCAGGCTCCGAGATAGTGGACATTAACAACCGCACACCTGTTTCGCCGCTGGTTAATACGTTTTATAGTTTGTTTGAGCGCCAGAACTATCTGAAACTTTATCAAAAGCAATATCTTTCGCTGTCGGCCGGCAAGCGCATAACGGGCGGCTGGATGGCAAGCGGGTACGTGGAATGGGCCGACCGCAAATCGCTCAGCAACGCTTCAAACTACAGTTTTTTCAACCCGGGCAACAGGGATTACACCTCAAATAACCCCTTCACTCCTGCTTATGACAGCCCGCTTTTTGCAGATAACCAGTCGTTCAAGGTGGCTGTAAGAACTACTTATGATTTTAGCGACAAATATGAAACCTATCCTACCGGGAGGCGATACCTGTCCTCAAAATATCCCACCATTGGCTTAACTTATACAAAGGGCATAAAAAATGTGCTTGGTTCCGATGTTGATTACGACCTGCTTACAGCTGATATTTCAAAATCAAATATCAATGCGGGCCCCTTTGGGCAAACCTCTTTCTTTATTGGTGCGGGCAAGTTTTTAAATAACAATCGGGTGTTCTTTCCTGACTATAAGCAATTTTCTGGCAGCCAGGTATTGTTTACAGGTACCGGCATCAACAACTTTTTGCTACTGAATTATTACACCTACAGCACCTTCACCAAATATATTGAGGGCCATGTTGAACAAAACTTCTCCGGCTTTATCCTGAATAAGATCCCGCTCATCAGGAAA